A DNA window from Longimicrobium sp. contains the following coding sequences:
- the argF gene encoding ornithine carbamoyltransferase encodes MPDVRHFLSIPDFTREELIATLDLAARMKRGEYAAKPLAGKTLAMIFTKSSTRTRVSFEVGTYQLGGHALFLSSRDIQLGRGEPIADTARVLSRYVDGIMIRTFAQQDVEDLARFGSIPVINGLTDLLHPCQIMADLQTIRESFGPDLEPVKVAWVGDGNNMANSWLNAAYRLGFELRLAVPAGYEPDAEILARARSAANVVLTHDPREAVEGADVVNTDVWTSMGQEEEAQKRLRDFQGYYVDDALMARASRRSIFLHCLPAHRGEEVADEVIEGPRSRVWDEAENRLHAQKAIMVKLMAPDAA; translated from the coding sequence ATGCCCGACGTCCGCCACTTCCTGTCCATCCCCGACTTCACGCGCGAGGAGCTGATCGCCACGCTCGACCTGGCGGCGCGCATGAAGCGGGGCGAATACGCCGCGAAGCCGCTGGCGGGCAAGACGCTGGCCATGATCTTCACCAAGAGCTCCACGCGCACCCGCGTGTCGTTCGAGGTGGGAACGTACCAGCTGGGCGGCCACGCGCTCTTCCTCTCCAGCCGCGACATCCAGCTGGGTCGCGGCGAGCCCATCGCCGACACCGCCCGCGTGCTCAGCCGCTACGTGGACGGGATCATGATCCGCACCTTCGCGCAGCAGGACGTGGAAGACCTGGCGCGCTTCGGGTCGATCCCGGTGATCAACGGGCTGACCGACCTGCTTCATCCGTGCCAGATCATGGCCGACCTGCAGACCATCCGCGAGAGCTTCGGGCCCGACCTCGAGCCGGTGAAGGTGGCGTGGGTGGGCGACGGCAACAACATGGCCAACTCCTGGCTGAACGCCGCGTACCGCCTGGGCTTCGAGCTGCGCCTGGCCGTGCCCGCCGGCTACGAGCCCGACGCGGAGATCCTGGCGCGCGCCCGCTCGGCCGCCAACGTCGTGCTCACCCACGATCCCCGCGAGGCCGTCGAAGGCGCGGACGTGGTCAACACCGACGTGTGGACGTCGATGGGCCAGGAGGAGGAGGCGCAGAAGCGGCTGCGCGACTTCCAGGGCTACTACGTGGACGACGCGCTGATGGCGCGCGCGTCCCGGCGCTCCATCTTCCTCCACTGCCTCCCCGCGCACCGCGGCGAGGAGGTGGCCGACGAGGTGATCGAGGGCCCGCGCAGCCGCGTGTGGGACGAGGCCGAGAACCGCCTGCACGCGCAGAAGGCGATCATGGTGAAGCTGATGGCCCCCGACGCCGCCTGA
- a CDS encoding electron-transfer flavoprotein:ubiquinone oxidoreductase, translating to MADRILPIAHQPALPRERLILAEAPDAEALEMDVVIVGAGPAGLACAIELARLAKKDGEAGGALGELQIAILDKAAALGEHNLSGAVVNPRAFRELFPEMKDSDFPFRGEVKREQVLLLRENGQIRLPTPPPMKNHGNYIASICEIVRWLGTKAEELEINVLPGFPVDSLLVDGQKVIGCRTTPSGLKRDGTPGPGSEPPTDLTARVTVLAEGTRGALGQAWRDWQGIGSENPQIFALGVKELWETKVPFEGIVHTLGWPLPRDAFGGSFMYALEPNLVALGLVVGLDYKSSTLDVHQLFQRMKQHPFFRRYLEGGEMVEWGAKTIPEGGFYALPQRRTGDGMVMVGDTAGFVDVPSLKGIHYAMQSGIYAARAIFDALKAGDTSQAGLAAYDKAVDQSYIREDLFRTRNMRLAFKSGFFVGGFKAGLMTLTGGKVPGGKISMHADAEAPRQVAPEQPFVPDGKLTFSKVDAVFKSGNQTRDDIPSHLIVGQDVDGEVADFYAHVCPAGVYERQGDKLVVNAPNCIDCKATDVVGPRWTPREGGSGPAYKRM from the coding sequence ATGGCTGACCGCATCCTTCCCATCGCCCACCAGCCCGCACTCCCGCGCGAGCGGCTGATCCTGGCCGAGGCGCCCGACGCCGAGGCGCTGGAGATGGACGTGGTGATCGTCGGCGCCGGGCCGGCGGGGCTGGCCTGCGCCATCGAGCTCGCGCGGCTGGCGAAGAAGGACGGAGAGGCGGGCGGCGCGCTGGGCGAGCTGCAGATCGCCATCCTCGACAAGGCGGCGGCGCTCGGCGAGCACAACCTGTCGGGCGCCGTGGTCAACCCACGCGCCTTCCGGGAGCTGTTCCCGGAGATGAAGGACAGCGACTTCCCCTTCCGCGGCGAGGTGAAGCGCGAGCAGGTGCTGCTCCTGCGCGAGAACGGCCAGATCCGCCTTCCCACGCCGCCGCCGATGAAGAACCACGGCAACTACATCGCCTCGATCTGCGAGATCGTGCGATGGCTGGGAACGAAGGCCGAGGAGCTGGAGATCAACGTCCTCCCCGGCTTCCCCGTCGATTCCCTGCTGGTGGACGGGCAGAAGGTGATCGGCTGCCGGACGACGCCGTCGGGACTCAAGCGCGACGGCACGCCCGGACCCGGCTCGGAGCCGCCGACGGACCTCACCGCGCGCGTCACCGTCCTGGCCGAGGGAACGCGCGGGGCGCTGGGGCAGGCCTGGCGCGACTGGCAGGGGATCGGCTCGGAGAACCCGCAGATCTTCGCGCTGGGCGTAAAGGAGCTGTGGGAGACGAAGGTGCCGTTCGAGGGGATCGTGCACACGCTCGGGTGGCCGCTTCCGCGCGACGCATTCGGCGGCTCGTTCATGTACGCGCTGGAGCCGAACCTCGTCGCGCTCGGCCTCGTCGTGGGCCTGGACTACAAGTCGTCGACGCTCGACGTGCACCAGCTCTTCCAGCGGATGAAGCAGCACCCGTTCTTCCGCAGGTACCTGGAGGGCGGGGAGATGGTGGAGTGGGGTGCGAAGACCATCCCCGAGGGCGGCTTCTACGCCCTCCCCCAGCGCCGCACCGGTGACGGGATGGTGATGGTGGGCGACACCGCGGGCTTCGTTGACGTGCCGTCGCTCAAGGGGATCCACTACGCGATGCAGAGCGGGATCTACGCCGCGCGCGCCATCTTCGACGCGCTGAAGGCGGGCGACACCTCGCAGGCGGGGCTCGCCGCGTACGACAAGGCGGTCGACCAGAGCTACATCCGCGAGGACCTGTTCCGCACGCGCAACATGCGGCTGGCGTTCAAGAGCGGCTTCTTCGTGGGCGGCTTCAAGGCGGGGCTGATGACGCTCACCGGCGGCAAGGTGCCGGGCGGGAAGATCTCCATGCACGCCGACGCCGAGGCGCCGCGGCAGGTGGCGCCCGAGCAGCCGTTCGTCCCCGATGGCAAGCTGACCTTCAGCAAGGTGGACGCGGTGTTCAAGAGCGGGAACCAGACCCGCGACGACATCCCCAGTCACCTGATCGTCGGCCAGGACGTGGACGGCGAGGTGGCCGACTTCTACGCGCACGTCTGCCCCGCCGGCGTCTACGAGCGCCAGGGCGACAAGCTGGTGGTCAACGCGCCGAACTGCATCGACTGCAAGGCGACGGACGTGGTGGGTCCACGCTGGACGCCGCGCGAGGGCGGGAGCGGGCCGGCGTACAAGCGGATGTGA
- a CDS encoding methyltransferase domain-containing protein, whose amino-acid sequence MESPVRRDYARLAARYDRRWRAYNEQSLALLRPFVAGANVRHLLDAGCGTGNLLPRLAAWGVGVHHYVGVDLSPEMLAVAEAKAAAAPFPAVLVDADVAALPMPPAMFQTAVSASALHDWPHPERALAEIRRVLGNGGRFLLLDWCRDTLPMQALNTFLRVTRNPFHRMYSRDEAAALLRGAGFRVAAEHRRSIRFPWHLMAFDCVAE is encoded by the coding sequence ATGGAATCCCCGGTCCGACGTGACTACGCGCGGCTGGCGGCGCGGTACGACCGACGCTGGCGCGCGTACAACGAGCAGAGCTTGGCGCTGCTGCGGCCGTTCGTCGCCGGCGCGAACGTGCGCCACCTGCTCGACGCGGGGTGCGGCACGGGAAACCTGCTGCCGCGGCTCGCCGCGTGGGGCGTCGGCGTGCACCACTACGTCGGCGTGGACCTGTCGCCGGAGATGCTGGCGGTCGCGGAGGCGAAGGCCGCGGCCGCGCCGTTCCCCGCGGTGCTCGTGGATGCGGACGTCGCCGCGCTGCCGATGCCGCCGGCGATGTTCCAGACGGCGGTCTCCGCCTCCGCGCTGCACGACTGGCCGCACCCGGAGCGCGCACTGGCGGAGATCCGCCGCGTGCTCGGCAACGGCGGCCGCTTCCTCCTCCTCGACTGGTGCCGCGACACCCTTCCGATGCAGGCGCTGAACACCTTTCTCCGCGTCACCCGCAATCCCTTCCACCGCATGTACTCGCGCGACGAGGCGGCGGCGCTGCTGCGGGGCGCCGGCTTCCGCGTCGCCGCCGAGCATCGCCGGTCCATCCGCTTCCCCTGGCACCTGATGGCGTTCGACTGCGTGGCCGAGTGA